The following proteins come from a genomic window of Alosa sapidissima isolate fAloSap1 chromosome 20, fAloSap1.pri, whole genome shotgun sequence:
- the pdlim3b gene encoding PDZ and LIM domain protein 3b isoform X1 yields MPQNVVLDGPAPWGFRLMGGKDFNQPLTVSRVTPGSKASVANLCPGDIILAIDGAAAEDMTHGEAQIKIRDAGNQLTLKIERPETRLWSPAVSADDGKVNPFKINLEAEQQEYKPIGTGHNRRAQPFVAASLDDNRQVVSSSYNTPIGLYSAGNIQDALHGQIRGLANDKPEGTPAQRPMGNVVQGGSNPPQPVTQPVANSGPNQFMAPTDQYNSPIALYSEANVASAQQQAQMSAGEENSSPSGKMLSSIEDSHVYRMLQDNQEPTHEPRQSGSFRALQDYIDSDGSRPLVTRSVRAPVTKPSQAASTLSKLPLCDKCGQGIVGTVVKARDKFRHPACFVCSDCDINLKQKGYFFVEGQLYCEMHARVRTAPVDGHDLIAVFPSS; encoded by the exons GTGACCCCCGGTAGTAAGGCGTCCGTGGCCAACCTGTGCCCTGGCGACATCATCCTTGCCATAGATGGAGCCGCAGCCGAGGACATGACGCATGGCGAAGCGCAGATCAAGATCAGAGACGCCGGCAACCAGCTCACCCTTAAAATTGAGag ACCTGAAACCAGACTCTGGTCTCCCGCTGTCTCCGCCGATGACGGCAAAGTAAACCCCTTCAAAATCAACCTGGAGGCTGAGCAGCAA GAGTACAAACCGATCGGCACAGGGCACAACCGGCGGGCCCAGCCGTTCGTGGCCGCAAGCCTGGACGACAACCGACAGGTGGTGAGCTCGTCCTACAACACGCCTATAGGCCTCTACTCCGCGGGCAACATCCAGGATGCCCTCCACGGGCAGATCCGGGGCCTCGCCAATGATAAGCCAGAGGG CACACCAGCACAAAGGcccatgggaaatgtagttcaGGGGGGCAGTAATCCTCCCCAGCCAGTCACTCAACCGGTCGCTAACTCTGGCCCCAACCAGTTCATGGCCCCCACAGATCAGTATAACTCCCCCATTGCTTTGTACTCAGAGGCCAATGTCGCAAGCGCTCAACAGCAGGCTCAGATGTCTGCTGGAGAAGAGAACTCATCGCCAAG TGGAAAAATGCTGTCATCCATCGAGGACTCCCATGTGTACCGCATGCTCCAGGACAACCAGGAGCCAACCCACGAACCCCGACAGTCTGGCTCCTTCAGGGCTCTGCAGGACTACATCGACAGTGACG GTAGCAGACCCCTGGTGACCAGAAGTGTACGAGCCCCAGTGACCAAGCCCTCCCAGGCGGCCAGCACGCTGTCCAAACTGCCGCTGTGTGATAAGTGTGGCCAGGGCATCGT GGGCACTGTTGTGAAGGCCCGGGACAAGTTCCGCCACCCTGCTTGTTTCGTGTGCTCCGACTGTGACATCAACCTGAAGCAGAAGGGCTACTTCTTCGTGGAGGGTCAGCTGTACTGCGAAATGCATGCCCGCGTCCGCACAGCGCCCGTGGATGGCCACGACCTGATCGCTGTTTTCCCCTCCAGTTAG
- the pdlim3b gene encoding PDZ and LIM domain protein 3b isoform X2: MPQNVVLDGPAPWGFRLMGGKDFNQPLTVSRVTPGSKASVANLCPGDIILAIDGAAAEDMTHGEAQIKIRDAGNQLTLKIERPETRLWSPAVSADDGKVNPFKINLEAEQQDLGYFEHKFNVRPKPFSLSGLHSTPAQRPMGNVVQGGSNPPQPVTQPVANSGPNQFMAPTDQYNSPIALYSEANVASAQQQAQMSAGEENSSPSGKMLSSIEDSHVYRMLQDNQEPTHEPRQSGSFRALQDYIDSDGSRPLVTRSVRAPVTKPSQAASTLSKLPLCDKCGQGIVGTVVKARDKFRHPACFVCSDCDINLKQKGYFFVEGQLYCEMHARVRTAPVDGHDLIAVFPSS; the protein is encoded by the exons GTGACCCCCGGTAGTAAGGCGTCCGTGGCCAACCTGTGCCCTGGCGACATCATCCTTGCCATAGATGGAGCCGCAGCCGAGGACATGACGCATGGCGAAGCGCAGATCAAGATCAGAGACGCCGGCAACCAGCTCACCCTTAAAATTGAGag ACCTGAAACCAGACTCTGGTCTCCCGCTGTCTCCGCCGATGACGGCAAAGTAAACCCCTTCAAAATCAACCTGGAGGCTGAGCAGCAA GATCTAGGTTACTTTGAGCACAAGTTTAATGTCAGGCCAAAGCCCTTCTCACTCTCTGGCCTACACAG CACACCAGCACAAAGGcccatgggaaatgtagttcaGGGGGGCAGTAATCCTCCCCAGCCAGTCACTCAACCGGTCGCTAACTCTGGCCCCAACCAGTTCATGGCCCCCACAGATCAGTATAACTCCCCCATTGCTTTGTACTCAGAGGCCAATGTCGCAAGCGCTCAACAGCAGGCTCAGATGTCTGCTGGAGAAGAGAACTCATCGCCAAG TGGAAAAATGCTGTCATCCATCGAGGACTCCCATGTGTACCGCATGCTCCAGGACAACCAGGAGCCAACCCACGAACCCCGACAGTCTGGCTCCTTCAGGGCTCTGCAGGACTACATCGACAGTGACG GTAGCAGACCCCTGGTGACCAGAAGTGTACGAGCCCCAGTGACCAAGCCCTCCCAGGCGGCCAGCACGCTGTCCAAACTGCCGCTGTGTGATAAGTGTGGCCAGGGCATCGT GGGCACTGTTGTGAAGGCCCGGGACAAGTTCCGCCACCCTGCTTGTTTCGTGTGCTCCGACTGTGACATCAACCTGAAGCAGAAGGGCTACTTCTTCGTGGAGGGTCAGCTGTACTGCGAAATGCATGCCCGCGTCCGCACAGCGCCCGTGGATGGCCACGACCTGATCGCTGTTTTCCCCTCCAGTTAG
- the pdlim3b gene encoding PDZ and LIM domain protein 3b isoform X3, whose product MPQNVVLDGPAPWGFRLMGGKDFNQPLTVSRVTPGSKASVANLCPGDIILAIDGAAAEDMTHGEAQIKIRDAGNQLTLKIERPETRLWSPAVSADDGKVNPFKINLEAEQQEYKPIGTGHNRRAQPFVAASLDDNRQVVSSSYNTPIGLYSAGNIQDALHGQIRGLANDKPEGGKMLSSIEDSHVYRMLQDNQEPTHEPRQSGSFRALQDYIDSDGSRPLVTRSVRAPVTKPSQAASTLSKLPLCDKCGQGIVGTVVKARDKFRHPACFVCSDCDINLKQKGYFFVEGQLYCEMHARVRTAPVDGHDLIAVFPSS is encoded by the exons GTGACCCCCGGTAGTAAGGCGTCCGTGGCCAACCTGTGCCCTGGCGACATCATCCTTGCCATAGATGGAGCCGCAGCCGAGGACATGACGCATGGCGAAGCGCAGATCAAGATCAGAGACGCCGGCAACCAGCTCACCCTTAAAATTGAGag ACCTGAAACCAGACTCTGGTCTCCCGCTGTCTCCGCCGATGACGGCAAAGTAAACCCCTTCAAAATCAACCTGGAGGCTGAGCAGCAA GAGTACAAACCGATCGGCACAGGGCACAACCGGCGGGCCCAGCCGTTCGTGGCCGCAAGCCTGGACGACAACCGACAGGTGGTGAGCTCGTCCTACAACACGCCTATAGGCCTCTACTCCGCGGGCAACATCCAGGATGCCCTCCACGGGCAGATCCGGGGCCTCGCCAATGATAAGCCAGAGGG TGGAAAAATGCTGTCATCCATCGAGGACTCCCATGTGTACCGCATGCTCCAGGACAACCAGGAGCCAACCCACGAACCCCGACAGTCTGGCTCCTTCAGGGCTCTGCAGGACTACATCGACAGTGACG GTAGCAGACCCCTGGTGACCAGAAGTGTACGAGCCCCAGTGACCAAGCCCTCCCAGGCGGCCAGCACGCTGTCCAAACTGCCGCTGTGTGATAAGTGTGGCCAGGGCATCGT GGGCACTGTTGTGAAGGCCCGGGACAAGTTCCGCCACCCTGCTTGTTTCGTGTGCTCCGACTGTGACATCAACCTGAAGCAGAAGGGCTACTTCTTCGTGGAGGGTCAGCTGTACTGCGAAATGCATGCCCGCGTCCGCACAGCGCCCGTGGATGGCCACGACCTGATCGCTGTTTTCCCCTCCAGTTAG
- the LOC121694548 gene encoding LRP2-binding protein isoform X1, producing MESGCQTLPEEQISSAKRILKAVKAIYPDEDANEEPIEPLDSSASHATLLERSERLLRPRAETGDPQAQFLLGLVHFEKHHYAEALEAFNSIKDQDPQALYQLGVMHFDGLGTPADPALAVEYMRRVSQSSSPQAGHIKYAALYFPVQALAVEYMRRVSQSSSPQAGHIKYAALYNIGQAYLEGYGVPVSSTEAERYWLQAAADGNPDASVKAQSSLGLLYSRPELLDLKKAFSWHSEACGNGSLESQGALGIMYLHGQGIRKDMESGLYCLRRAAERGNVYAQGHLVAYYYHQKIYSKAVGLAKRISEYQDICAIARETECLPEFVAKGIAMALFYYGRCLQLGHGTPQDRAQAELCFTKAVKLDSKVCKELQMDITLGKL from the exons ATGGAATCTGGTTGTCAGACCTTGCCCGAAGAGCAAATCAGTTCCGCGAAAAGGATTTTAAAAGCGGTCAAAGCTATTTACCCAGACGAAGATGCAAATGAAGAACCCATCGAGCCACTAG ACTCCAGTGCCAGCCATGCCACCTTGTTGGAGAGGTCTGAGAGGTTGTTGAGACCCAGGGCGGAGACAGGCGACCCACAAGCCCAGTTCCTCCTGGGGCTTGTCCACTTTGAAAAG CATCACTATGCAGAAGCACTTGAGGCCTTCAACTCCATCAAGGATCAAGACCCACAAGCCCTCTACCAGCTTGGAGTGATGCATTTCGATGGCCTGGGGACCCCTGCAGATCCG GCATTGGCTGTAGAATACATGAGGAGAGTCTCCCAGTCCAGCAGCCCTCAAGCAGGTCACATCAAATATGCCGCACTCTATTTTCCTGTGCAGGCATTGGCTGTAGAATACATGAGGAGAGTCTCCCAGTCCAGCAGCCCTCAAGCAGGTCACATCAAATATgccgcactctacaacataggCCAGGCTTACCTGGAAGGATATGGAGTCCCTGTGTCCAGCACTGAAGCAGAGAG ATACTGGCTGCAAGCGGCTGCAGATGGAAACCCTGACGCCAGTGTGAAGGCCCAGAGTTCCCTTGGGCTGCTCTACTCCAGGCCTGAGTTGCTGGACCTCAAGAAG GCCTTTTCCTGGCACTCGGAGGCCTGTGGGAATGGCAGTCTGGAGTCCCAGGGCGCCCTGGGCATCATGTACCTGCACGGCCAAGGCATCCGCAAGGACATGGAGTCTGGCCTGTACTGCCTGCGCAGGGCAGCAGAGCGCGGCAATGTGTACGCACAAGGCCACTTGGTGGCGTACTACTACCACCAGAAGATCTACTCCAAGGCTGTGGGGCTTGCTAAGAG AATCTCAGAGTACCAGGACATCTGTGCCATCGCCAGGGAGACGGAATGTCTGCCAGAGTTTGTCGCTAAGGGCATCGCCATGGCGCTCTTCTACTATGGACGCTGTCTACAGCTGGGCCATGGAACCCCACAGGATCGGGCCCAGGCTGAGCTCTGTTTTACCAAG GCAGTGAAGCTGGACAGCAAAGTTTGCAAGGAACTGCAGATGGACATCACCCTGGGGAAACTATGA
- the c20h4orf47 gene encoding UPF0602 protein C4orf47 homolog: MPSEGKSDLERVGVFQEMGYISVGDKYTPFIYRPFNESAHKNKQMQTAGPKRKSGLQAGYFDTQFKRIFEREALSDPVKLNRLYRIQQSKKNIGKAFLPTNGEKRPSGVGSYYGTISGPIEAMSVQQVPRKPYKSPGKNLYTNPSKKGSGYGYPNITLSKLELYSPDPYDRAKELLKREMTNHKTMLKGGQFRLNLHPKDYFDHNPFKLDKSLPPPKRTDERKHHFAVPFKPSSPSKTIGGMKGGTFDTYPSHSADPYVTRKAKTLATNKEGKTFRPSPGPKSTPVKSIITVNVNKMVNATNYNTNTIPSVMAY, from the exons ATGCCGTCTGAGGGAAAATCAGATCTGGAAAGAGTGGGTGTCTTCCAGGAGATGGGCTACATTTCCGTCGGAGACAAATATACTCCTTTTATTTACC GTCCATTTAACGAGTCGGCGCACAAGAATAAACAGATGCAGACAGCAGGGCCCAAGAGAAAGTCCGGGCTACAGGCTGGGTATTTCGATACTCAGTTCAAAAGGATCTTTGAGCGAGAGGCCCTCAGTGACCCTGTGAAACTAAACAGGCTGTACAGGATCCAGCAGTCTAAAAAGAACATAGGAAAGGCCTTCCTCCCAACAAATGGAGAGAAAAGACC CTCAGGTGTGGGCAGTTACTATGGCACCATCAGTGGCCCTATAGAGGCCATGAGTGTCCAGCAGGTGCCCAGGAAACCCTACAAATCACCGGGGAAGAACTTGTACACCAACCCATCCAAGAAAGGAAGTGGTTATGg ATATCCCAATATTACCTTGTCCAAACTTGAGCTGTACTCCCCAGACCCCTATGACAGAGCAAAGGAACTGCTTAAG AGGGAAATGACTAACCACAAGACGATGCTGAAAGGAGGACAGTTTCGCTTGAACCTCCACCCAAAGGACTATTTTGACCACAATCCCTTCAAACTGGACAAGTCACTCCCACCTCCTAAGAGGACAGATGAGAGAAAACATCACTTTGCTGTCCCCTTCAAACCATCCTCTCCCAGCAAAACG ATTGGAGGTATGAAAGGTGGGACGTTTGACACGTACCCCAGCCACTCAGCGGACCCGTATGTGACCCGGAAGGCAAAGACACTGGCAACAAACAAGGAGGGCAAGACCTTTCGGCCATCCCCAGGGCCCAAGAGCACTCCAGTTAAAAGCATCATCACAGTCAATGTCAACAA GATGGTGAACGCAACAAACTACAACACCAACACAATCCCATCTGTAATGGCGTATTGA
- the LOC121694548 gene encoding LRP2-binding protein isoform X2, whose protein sequence is MESGCQTLPEEQISSAKRILKAVKAIYPDEDANEEPIEPLDSSASHATLLERSERLLRPRAETGDPQAQFLLGLVHFEKHHYAEALEAFNSIKDQDPQALYQLGVMHFDGLGTPADPALAVEYMRRVSQSSSPQAGHIKYAALYNIGQAYLEGYGVPVSSTEAERYWLQAAADGNPDASVKAQSSLGLLYSRPELLDLKKAFSWHSEACGNGSLESQGALGIMYLHGQGIRKDMESGLYCLRRAAERGNVYAQGHLVAYYYHQKIYSKAVGLAKRISEYQDICAIARETECLPEFVAKGIAMALFYYGRCLQLGHGTPQDRAQAELCFTKAVKLDSKVCKELQMDITLGKL, encoded by the exons ATGGAATCTGGTTGTCAGACCTTGCCCGAAGAGCAAATCAGTTCCGCGAAAAGGATTTTAAAAGCGGTCAAAGCTATTTACCCAGACGAAGATGCAAATGAAGAACCCATCGAGCCACTAG ACTCCAGTGCCAGCCATGCCACCTTGTTGGAGAGGTCTGAGAGGTTGTTGAGACCCAGGGCGGAGACAGGCGACCCACAAGCCCAGTTCCTCCTGGGGCTTGTCCACTTTGAAAAG CATCACTATGCAGAAGCACTTGAGGCCTTCAACTCCATCAAGGATCAAGACCCACAAGCCCTCTACCAGCTTGGAGTGATGCATTTCGATGGCCTGGGGACCCCTGCAGATCCG GCATTGGCTGTAGAATACATGAGGAGAGTCTCCCAGTCCAGCAGCCCTCAAGCAGGTCACATCAAATATgccgcactctacaacataggCCAGGCTTACCTGGAAGGATATGGAGTCCCTGTGTCCAGCACTGAAGCAGAGAG ATACTGGCTGCAAGCGGCTGCAGATGGAAACCCTGACGCCAGTGTGAAGGCCCAGAGTTCCCTTGGGCTGCTCTACTCCAGGCCTGAGTTGCTGGACCTCAAGAAG GCCTTTTCCTGGCACTCGGAGGCCTGTGGGAATGGCAGTCTGGAGTCCCAGGGCGCCCTGGGCATCATGTACCTGCACGGCCAAGGCATCCGCAAGGACATGGAGTCTGGCCTGTACTGCCTGCGCAGGGCAGCAGAGCGCGGCAATGTGTACGCACAAGGCCACTTGGTGGCGTACTACTACCACCAGAAGATCTACTCCAAGGCTGTGGGGCTTGCTAAGAG AATCTCAGAGTACCAGGACATCTGTGCCATCGCCAGGGAGACGGAATGTCTGCCAGAGTTTGTCGCTAAGGGCATCGCCATGGCGCTCTTCTACTATGGACGCTGTCTACAGCTGGGCCATGGAACCCCACAGGATCGGGCCCAGGCTGAGCTCTGTTTTACCAAG GCAGTGAAGCTGGACAGCAAAGTTTGCAAGGAACTGCAGATGGACATCACCCTGGGGAAACTATGA
- the LOC121694548 gene encoding LRP2-binding protein isoform X3 — protein sequence MESGCQTLPEEQISSAKRILKAVKAIYPDEDANEEPIEPLDSSASHATLLERSERLLRPRAETGDPQAQFLLGLVHFEKHHYAEALEAFNSIKDQDPQALYQLGVMHFDGLGTPADPALAVEYMRRVSQSSSPQAGHIKYAALYNIGQAYLEGYGVPVSSTEAERYWLQAAADGNPDASVKAQSSLGLLYSRPELLDLKKAFSWHSEACGNGSLESQGALGIMYLHGQGIRKDMESGLYCLRRAAERGNVYAQGHLVAYYYHQKIYSKAVGLAKRISEYQDICAIARETECLPEFVAKGIAMALFYYGRCLQLGHGTPQDRAQAELCFTKAVKLDSKVCKELQMDITLGKL from the exons ATGGAATCTGGTTGTCAGACCTTGCCCGAAGAGCAAATCAGTTCCGCGAAAAGGATTTTAAAAGCGGTCAAAGCTATTTACCCAGACGAAGATGCAAATGAAGAACCCATCGAGCCACTAG ACTCCAGTGCCAGCCATGCCACCTTGTTGGAGAGGTCTGAGAGGTTGTTGAGACCCAGGGCGGAGACAGGCGACCCACAAGCCCAGTTCCTCCTGGGGCTTGTCCACTTTGAAAAG CATCACTATGCAGAAGCACTTGAGGCCTTCAACTCCATCAAGGATCAAGACCCACAAGCCCTCTACCAGCTTGGAGTGATGCATTTCGATGGCCTGGGGACCCCTGCAGATCCG GCATTGGCTGTAGAATACATGAGGAGAGTCTCCCAGTCCAGCAGCCCTCAAGCAG GTCACATCAAATATgccgcactctacaacataggCCAGGCTTACCTGGAAGGATATGGAGTCCCTGTGTCCAGCACTGAAGCAGAGAG ATACTGGCTGCAAGCGGCTGCAGATGGAAACCCTGACGCCAGTGTGAAGGCCCAGAGTTCCCTTGGGCTGCTCTACTCCAGGCCTGAGTTGCTGGACCTCAAGAAG GCCTTTTCCTGGCACTCGGAGGCCTGTGGGAATGGCAGTCTGGAGTCCCAGGGCGCCCTGGGCATCATGTACCTGCACGGCCAAGGCATCCGCAAGGACATGGAGTCTGGCCTGTACTGCCTGCGCAGGGCAGCAGAGCGCGGCAATGTGTACGCACAAGGCCACTTGGTGGCGTACTACTACCACCAGAAGATCTACTCCAAGGCTGTGGGGCTTGCTAAGAG AATCTCAGAGTACCAGGACATCTGTGCCATCGCCAGGGAGACGGAATGTCTGCCAGAGTTTGTCGCTAAGGGCATCGCCATGGCGCTCTTCTACTATGGACGCTGTCTACAGCTGGGCCATGGAACCCCACAGGATCGGGCCCAGGCTGAGCTCTGTTTTACCAAG GCAGTGAAGCTGGACAGCAAAGTTTGCAAGGAACTGCAGATGGACATCACCCTGGGGAAACTATGA